One segment of Triticum aestivum cultivar Chinese Spring chromosome 2A, IWGSC CS RefSeq v2.1, whole genome shotgun sequence DNA contains the following:
- the LOC123184600 gene encoding uncharacterized protein, whose protein sequence is MGNCQAADAVAVVIQHPGDGKVERLHWPTTAADVMRRNPGHYVALVVLHHADAESGPAVAGERGGARITKIKLLKPRDTLLLGQVYRLITSQEVTKAVKTRKQERMRGCDEVIEQQRPRLHRRRQQQRPRGDDAATAANGEQSQPADHQERKRLEMDRHHRSITAARGRGRGGHWRPALQSITESSSSASGHTDCEDTRK, encoded by the exons ATGGGGAACTGCCAGGCGGCGGACGCGGTGGCCGTGGTGATCCAGCACCCGGGCGATGGCAAGGTGGAGCGCCTCCACTGGCCGACCACCGCGGCGGACGTCATGCGCAGGAACCCCGGCCACTACGTCGCCCTCGTCGTCCTGCACCACGCCGACGCCGAGTccggccccgccgtcgccggagaaagAGGAGGTGCCAGGATAACCAAGATCAAGCTCCTCAAGCCAAGGGACACGCTCCTCCTCGGCCAGGTCTACCGCCTCATCACCTCCCAAG AGGTGACCAAGGCCGTGAAGACGAGGAAGCAGGAGAGGATGCGCGGCTGCGACGAGGTGATTGAGCAGCAGCGGCCACGGCTGCACCGGCGGCGGCAACAGCAGAGGCCCAGGGGCGACGACGCGGCCACGGCCGCCAACGGAGAACAGAGCCAGCCCGCCGACCACCAGGAACGGAAGCGGCTGGAGATGGACCGGCACCACCGGAGCATCACCGCCGCCCGCGGCAGAGGCAGAGGCGGGCACTGGCGCCCGGCGCTGCAGAGCATCACGGAGTCGTCGTCGAGCGCTAGCGGACACACCGACTGCGAGGATACACGTAAATGA